TCTAGTACAcactaaataattttataataaacTCACCTCATATATTCTAGCAATACCAGTTAGTAAAGTTGTTTCTTTTGGAAATCGTTCCAAGCCCTGTAACAAAATGAGTGTGCATATGAAAACATAAACTCGAAAACTCTTGTAGGCACTAAAGCTCTTGTAGGGCGTTAATCCATCGTAGGGCGCAATTTCtattttgcttaattttttcttttaaatattcaGGTTATTTCTTGAGTACCATAACAAATTATCAAAAGTATTTAGTAGAATAATACCTATAGTTTGAACATGACAAAATTCATAGAATTAAATTGCCGAGGAAGATTTCAAGTATGCAAAAGCACTTTCTGTGGGAAAGAGCAGGTGCTTATACAGCgccctacaaaaaaaaaacctattaaaatcacacttttttcaaaaaagctacCACCTTTAGAAGTGTTATGGCGTAGCGTGAAACATTCTGATAACGTTGTAAGGGACTAGTTAAAATAACATAACGACGATTAAAAAAAGATAgctaaacaataattttttatagcGACGATACCTTCAAGAAGACTTCTATAGCTGTTAGTGGTTGGTCCAGTTTCACATAGACTTTGCATAGATACAAATACGTATCCACCACATCTTCATCACGTAACGCTGATTTCAACTGTTTTTCTGCATCTCGGTATAATCCCAGTCTAAAATGTTTATAGATGTTTTTATATATCAAAGTTTATCAACATGAGAGTAAGATACCATTAAGAAACGTAATGGAAAATACACCTTAAGTTGGTAAATCTTATCCAATTCCCTGCAATTcgttaaataaatcattactagaaatgaatttttaatgAAATGACTATTTATTAGTTCTTCTTCTCTAGTTTTTCTTTTGAGTTCATTgtggaagttaaaaaaaataatgacgaTTTCAATAGGCTACCTTATCTTATTAAATAAGCCTGAAATAAACGACTAGATTGGTGAAAATAAttcttctcaaaaaaaaaaacactaaaaactttattcgcgaaataaaattttcgcgaaatatcTCAACATGACTGAATCGCGTAATAAACTTTTTCTTCGACCTTGTGAAAATAAGCCTTAAGTTATTAAATTATCAACTTAAGGTACTTAAGGATTTGTTGGAAAACAACACGCACATTATTTTATAGCGTATCTTACTTTGATATCTATAAACGAATATAAACATGGGCAACatagacaaaaaataatttgttgatactctaacatttaaaaaaacaataaacaattcaattcttttatacatcAGCTGTCATGCATAAGGTGGGCGTGGTCTTATTTACATTCAGGTATAGCTAGACCAAACTGTGCTGCACATCTGGCTAACAATTTACACGCCGTGATCAGTCGAACCCAAAAGACTTCACTATGAATGAAATCCTATTAGAAGTGCAATTTTTTGCTGCTAAATATTCtggattatattcttttttAGCCGCATTTGAATTTTTTCGAAAGGTACCCCAAATTCCTGTACCCGATGAAAAACGTTTCAGGTGTTTAGCATTACAGCTTGTCACTGCATTTATTGAGTAACAGGATTCCTATGATTGTTTAAAAGTCGGGAAATATAAAATGGTAAACCTGTAATAACATTTCGCTAACTGAACCTTCCACCACCAATCTTTATACCCAGAAGCTTCTGTTGCCATAGCAGCAAGTTGTAATGCCTATGACGTAAGGATTATTCAGTACACAAAAGATAATATTCAACGGAATGTACATTATTTCAAATCTTCTTACAGCATATATTAACTAACTTATCTAGAGAAGATAATGTTTTAATCTAAGTAAAGCTCAGTTTCAGAATTAAAAAACCAAAGATGAACAAAAAATATCAACTTACGTTTCTCACATCATTCTCATGCAGAAAAATATATTCAAATAATGcctaaaattatgaaaaatgggATGTGAAAGATAAGCGCCAAGACATTAGATATAAGAGGCCAGTTAAGAAAAACGAGTCATAAGAGGCTAGTGTCTGCACACATATTACCAAGACTAGtgtgttatttatttttgtaactttttttcTAGTTTTGCACTCCTCCTCTCATTGGACTGGTTTTAGCTAATACGCTGTACAGCACAAAATTGCTACAGTGGAGTAACTTTAATAAGACATAACATTATTCCATAAAGTATCAAACTTCAAGTATAAgcacataaaaaataacttcttgGGTAAGAAAGATTATAAATTAATTCTTGTGTGCTGATTTATAAGTTTTATCAGACagaacaaataaattttaaaatctctttattagaatattatttcaaaaatgttattattatttttaccttTGACAAGTTTGGCCGTTTGGCATactttgcaaaatttattttcgaTAAGTTAATAAATGGGCCATCTGGTTGAGATAACATGGAGGCCtggaaaagtattaaaaaaatcattagtCAAGATACTACCACAGTATTGATCTAAACTGCAATCTTCAGAGTCAAAACAAATTGAGCAGTGATAGTTTGCTGTAggagtacaattttttttcaactgttTGTTTAATCAATTGTGTTTTGTAGTTACAATTCTGACTCATCCTATCAATACTCTTTCTCTTCACAATTCCACTTTAACCACCAGACCAACAATAATAGGTATTTGAAGATACTATTTTATAAAAGTTAATAAGGTTTAAATTTTCTATGATTGAAGAAACTACTCACAGTTCCTAAGCGTACAAATCTTCCTGACGCAGTTGTAACAGGTCTAGAAGTTTTCAaacaatgtatttatttatttattacaaaacAGACACCTAATTGAAAGATAACAATAATTACTAATATTTTGTAAATTAGGTCCATCTTTCTCTGTAATAGTAAAAATGTCATAGCTACACTGTTGATTAAGTATATACCTCGCTGTAGTGGCAGTTCTAGGAGTTTTCATTGCTTGCTCCATCGTTCCAGGTCGTCCTCCTTGAGTTCCTGGTCTGATAAAGCCAGATAATGGACGTCCAGATTGTGACATTGGTCTGAAAAAAGCATAATACCATAATTGAggtaatttaaaagtaaaatttttatagtttcattaaaaaatgacttttgaagTATTGAACATGTACTGAGTAAGGAATTATTTCCCCTAAGAGTAACCTTCAAGTAAAAGGTAGTAATGgcagaaaaaaaatgtgaaaaataaaataataagaacCTTGGTGGTTGAAATGGTTCTAACAAGGTAGAACGTTGCAACTTAAACAAATTGTAATAAAATCATATAGAGATAGTAtggatttatttttaatatattattatatatattgtcAACTATTATTATTACCTGACAGACTGACTCGGTCCATTAGCACTAGTTCCAGGTTTCTTCAGTGAAGTTCCTGGCCCTGTTATTAGGATTGTAATTTAATTAGTATGTTAATTTGAAAATCTGGTGATACAGCTTTTGGACATAATTGCATTGGGTGAACGCAAGTAAAAATGTGCTTACGAAAATCTGACGTTAGGGAGGGAGTAAATTCTTTAACGTTACCGTATTTTACTGTGAAACATCAATCAATGCACCACAAAGAAACATGTGTGAGTGGTTTTGATTTCAGAAATTGATAATACTTAAGTATTATGATTTTAATTTTGACATGTTGAGCAGAGAAGAAGGGGGTAAAATCTAAACGTGACATTGATGCTTAAAATACACTTTCTTATTTGTGTATCACTCCCATGAGAAATAAAGCATATAAACATTTTCCTTTATCAGAAACAACACTTCTTTGGTTCAGGTTTAAATGTTGCTTAACTTTTATGAAATTCACAAGTGTTTACAGAACATGACCCCTGTTTTTATAtctcaaaaattttttaacaagacccatttcaatttaaaaatttacttttccTTCAGAGCTCTCAGTTGGAAATAActtattactagtcgataagtgGAAATTTCACTTAGGTTATCCTAACAATGGAAAAGAAAACCGTCACTTGAATTTCAATGGCATCAGCAAAGTCTCACAAatgtacaaaaatttttttttataaatttgtttagCTGTTTCCTTCTATCTTTTAAAGCTTCAAtgctaatcaagaaaatgtatagggtcGTGTACTGtaaacttacccaatttggtcAAAGGTGggccctagttacccatgcattaaaaaatgactgatgtcACCTCCTCGTTTCCaatttatttggcctcaaagttataACTGCAATACAATGGCTTCACCAATCTTATTAAAGGCATAACGTCAGTCTAAATGGATTGACGTTGCACTGTAACGTCAGCAGGATTATTAaattagacataacttttttgGCGACataaaaggaaaatgaagatatctACTTTGGTGGTCTTAGATGGACACAACTttcatattattatatagatgatcTTGCTCTCATGTTTCTTAAAAttgtgctttttataaaaagatttcGCTGTATGAGTTGATTATAATACCTCATTATTGGTTACAATTTCTTTTCGTATAAAGttttaagattcttcttaaatgTTTCTTACTTGCAACTTGAGCAATTGCTGTATCATCCATTAGCATTTCTGCAATTCCTTCCTCATCAACCTCCACCTCGTCTACATAAATTTGTTCGGTTAATGCTCTAGTTTTTAATACCCACGCTCCCTAAATAGGCAAGTTGCATTTATTCAAAAGTAACTTTGtggaaaaaattagaaaaaactaTAAGAAGGATCCGGACGAAGGCTATGACATACAGAAAAATCCTAATTAGATCACTTAGCTATTGAATGTGACTGAAAAACTATTCTTGGTAATTTTGAGTGGTTTTAGGCTTGTTTCCGAGAAACCAGAATTTCCTTACAGGTGAAACCAATTAAGATTTATAGATAATGGTCTTTTCTTACATTTCAGtccatttataaaaaaatgcaagtgttttcacaaaaaacaattgaaaaaacTATTTTGGACCCAAATTCAATTGATCACCCttattgttttgaaatataaaaTCTTCTAGAATTTATTAATTAATAACTTagtaacaaaaaaatctaaGAAGTGGTCTTGAGATAAGCTGTGACTAATGTACTATTTTTAGCTAATTTTAGGTCAGTTTCTTGGCAACCAGCTTTTTCTTGTATGTTAGACTAAATGAAATTTGTAAAGGATGATCTGAAACTAACATTTTAAACCATTTATAGAAAACACTTGTACTAGCTCCATTCAGATACATATTACTTTGATTATGCTGTAAGGTTTCCAAGTTACTACTGCAAGCTTGTTTTCACTCATATTCACACAACAAGTGATTATTTCCAAATGACTTACCTGATCATATGGATTTTTAGTCAATAGTTTTGTACAGACTTCAATGCATTCATCAAATTTACGCCTTCTGTAATAACTCAGTGCAATGTACATAGGATCCATTTTCttactttaattttattattaaaatgaatagaaaaataaaaaaacatgtttaaataattcaaaatacTGTTATTTGTAAATATTCATAAGCTCTAAGGGGTTTAATTATTTTAGAGGAAAAGGGGATGGTCAAAGTGGTAACtggttttaaaaaagtaaatctTTTGACCTTTTTCTGAGTAAAATGGAATGTTGGTGGCAGAAAAAGCAGGATCCCATAGGAAAACAAGGGCTTATATAGCTACTTTTTATATTTGCAAAGTAACCTAACATAAAAGAAGACATAGTTTTAATGCTGGAGAAGCCATGCTAACTATTCACACAAACAAGAGTTTCAGCATAGGCTTCTTTGTTTCACTGGCTTTTCTTGATAATGGTAGTAAAGAAGAttacatgttaaaaataaaggttGAACTTTTTTGACAAACTTACATTAATAAATTTGGTAAACATCGGAAACCGTTTTTTTTTGCTCATATGGCTAAATATAATATTCAATATATACTTATTTTGTGAATGATTTTCAAGAGCTTTCAGCTGGACAGTACTGAAATTTATAAATGGAAGTATTTATAATTTTCAGTTACTGTTATTTATAAATCAGACATGTTAAACTATTTTAATGATTCTTTTAAGTATATTTGGGCACCCCTTAAAAGACACAGAAATATATGTAACATTATTTCTGGTTGAAAATACCTTGTCGTAATTCGCAAGGTATTTTGCGTAATTCGCAAGTAATTCGAAATCAAAATGCTGTCCTTGGGAATCGTTCTATATaatgaaaatgttaaaattgtgaatcctattttttcatcaattgctcgtatcaactttttttatactggttgttgcaacaaaataacCAAAAAGACGTTTTTTTCTTAGCGGTCAGTGAAGTTTTGCAAATTGactttatatataatttataattgACACCTTATGGTAGTTCAGACAAGTACCCCTTATCACATGAAGTGTTCTTGAATCTTTATTTATCATGTGCAGCACATTATATCTAACTTTTGGTCTTCTGTGCCATTGTGTATTATTAGTAAAAGAAGTAGAAAGAAATAACTCACGCAGGCTAGAATACTAGACTATATCCAACATCAAATACACTCTTGTATGGACCGCCATAGCTGCCATAAGTAAGTGAATCATGCTTCGGCAATAACATTTTGTCATTCGGTACATATATTTTGTCATTCGGTGCATATATTATGTCATTCGgtaataatattttgtttttcggtAAATACTTGTTGTCATTCAGTACATATATTTTGTCATTAGCTGGAAAAATATCATTTGCAAATTTTTCATTCCCTTGAAAAGCATCATTCACACTTTTTTTAATCAATGGAAAAACACCATTCACACTTTTTTCATTCACTG
This is a stretch of genomic DNA from Hydractinia symbiolongicarpus strain clone_291-10 chromosome 9, HSymV2.1, whole genome shotgun sequence. It encodes these proteins:
- the LOC130656548 gene encoding tetratricopeptide repeat protein 8-like; its protein translation is MDPMYIALSYYRRRKFDECIEVCTKLLTKNPYDQGAWVLKTRALTEQIYVDEVEVDEEGIAEMLMDDTAIAQVARPGTSLKKPGTSANGPSQSVRPMSQSGRPLSGFIRPGTQGGRPGTMEQAMKTPRTATTARPVTTASGRFVRLGTASMLSQPDGPFINLSKINFAKYAKRPNLSKALFEYIFLHENDVRNALQLAAMATEASGYKDWWWKVQLAKCYYRLGLYRDAEKQLKSALRDEDVVDTYLYLCKVYVKLDQPLTAIEVFLKGLERFPKETTLLTGIARIYEGMNDIANAVKYYKEVLQSDNTHVEAISCIATNHFYSDQPEVALKFFRRLLQMGVYNTEIFNNIGLCCFYAQQYDMALSCFERALALSSDETMGDIWYNISHIAVRIGDLRLAYQCLRLALASDNDHSEAYNNLGVLELRRGNVEEARSHFQSSINLAEHMYEPHYNLAHLSDKIGDLQTGFRSIKRSTDAFPEHSEGKDLFASLKIKLSAV